Part of the Chlamydiota bacterium genome is shown below.
GACCAGATCGATATTATCGACCATTTTTTTAGAGCTGCCAACTACCTGTCTGTAGGGCAGATCTATTTGCATGCAAATCCTTTGCTTAGAGAGCCTTTGGCACTCGAGCATGTCAAAAAGCGCTTGCTTGGACACTGGGGGACCACACCGGGGTTGAATTTTATTTATGCACATTTGAACCGCTTGATCATGGAAAATGATCAGAAAATGATCTACGTGACGGGCCCGGGTCATGGTGGACCGGCTCTAAGATCTTGTGTCTATTTAGAAGGTGCGATGACAAAGACTTATCCAGATATTGCGCTAAATACTGCAGGGATTGAAATATTGATGCGTGAATTTTCATGGCCAGGAGGCGTGCCGTCTCACGTCAGTCCAGATGTTCCAGGATCGATTAATGAAGGCGGTGAATTGGGCTACTCTTTAGTGCACGCCTATGGGGCTGTGTTGGATAATCCAGATCTTATAGCGATGTGTGTGGTCGGGGATGGAGAAGCAGAAACAGGGCCGCTTGCAACAAGTTGGCATTCTAATAAGTTTATTAATCCCAAACGTGATGGCACCGTGCTGCCGATTTTGCACTTAAATGGGTACAAGATTGCAGGGCCGACTGTGTTTGGACGTATGCCTGATGAAACAATCACCAAGTTTTTCGAAGGCTGCAGCTATCAGGTACGCATTGTTGAAGGCGATGATCCAGAAAAATTGCATCCTGAATTTGCTGACGCTCTAGATTGGGCTCATAGCGAAATCAAAAAAATTAAAGAAACGTGGAAAGAAGATGAAGTGCCCGCATGGCCTATGATTGTATTGCGCACACCTAAAGGATGGACAGGGCCAAAAGTTGTTGATGGCAAAAAGATTGAAGGTACATTCCGCGCACATCAAGTGCCTCTTTCTAATATTTTCGAGAATAAAGAGCATTTGAAAATTCTTGAAGAATGGATGAAAAGTTATCGCCCAGAAGAACTTTTTAATGATGACGGCACCATCAAAGAAATGATATTGAAAAATGTGCCCAAAGATGAGTTGCAAATGTCCAGAAGCCCTCATGCAAACGGAGGCGAGATTTTAAAACCTTTGAAATTGCCTAATCCCAAAGATTATGAAGTGCAAGTGCCTAAACCTGGAACCGCTGTTGCTGAAGCCACACGCCAAATGGGAGAATATACACGCGATGTTTTCAAGCTCAATGAAGATGAAAAAAACTTTAGAATCTTTTGTCCTGATGAAACCAAATCCAATCGCTTAACAAGCGTGTTTGAAGTCACCAATCGCATGTATCTTGGTAAAATTTTGGATTCTGATGAATCACTTGCTCCAGATGGGCGTGTAATGGAAGTGCTCTCTGAGCATCTTTGTCAAGGTTGGTTGGAAGGCTATTTGCTCACAGGGCGCCATGGCATTTTTCCTTGCTATGAAGCCTTTGCTCTCATTGTAGATTCGATGCTGTTGCAACATGGAAAATGGCTCAAAATGTGTCAGGAAATTGGCTGGAGAAAACCCATTGCCTCTTTGAACTATCTGCTCACATCGCACGCTTGGAGACAAGACCACAATGGATATTCTCACCAAGGTCCAGGATTTATCGAATCGGTTTTGCAGAAAAAAAGTAGCGTGGCACGCATCTATCTGCCTTGCGATGCCAATACACTTTTGTGTGTCACAGATCACTGTTATGCATCTGATAATTACATCAATCTCATTGTGTGTGGAAAACAACCCATGCCACAGTGGCTTTCCTTTGATGAAGCAAAAAAACATTGCGAAAAAGGAGCGGGTATTTGGGACTTTGCAAGTAATGACCAAGGCGACCCTGATATTGTGATGGCTTGTTGTGGAGATGCTCCAACACAAGAAGTGATGGCAGCTGTATCTATTTTACGCAAAGCTTTCGAAGATATTAAGGTTCGTATGGTCAACGTGGTCGATCTATTTACCATCACCACAAAAAAAGACCATCCACATGGACTGGAAGATGAAGAGTTCAATGCCATATTCACAGAAAGTACGCCTGTTGTGTTTGCTTTCCATGGCCATCCACGTGTGATCCACGACTTAGATTACAAACGTTCCAATCCAAAACGTTTTCACGTCAAAGGCTATATCGAAGAAGGTAGCACAACCACACCGTTTGATATGGTTGTGTGCAATAAAATAAGTCGCTATCATTTAGCCATGGATGCCATTTCGCGCATAGAACGCTACCGCTCGAAAGCTGATGCCTTCAATCAAGAGATTGAAGCAAAACTCAAAGAGCACCATCAGTATATTTGCGAAAATGGGATCGATATG
Proteins encoded:
- the xpkA gene encoding Xylulose-5-phosphate phosphoketolase; translated protein: MGISKDQIDIIDHFFRAANYLSVGQIYLHANPLLREPLALEHVKKRLLGHWGTTPGLNFIYAHLNRLIMENDQKMIYVTGPGHGGPALRSCVYLEGAMTKTYPDIALNTAGIEILMREFSWPGGVPSHVSPDVPGSINEGGELGYSLVHAYGAVLDNPDLIAMCVVGDGEAETGPLATSWHSNKFINPKRDGTVLPILHLNGYKIAGPTVFGRMPDETITKFFEGCSYQVRIVEGDDPEKLHPEFADALDWAHSEIKKIKETWKEDEVPAWPMIVLRTPKGWTGPKVVDGKKIEGTFRAHQVPLSNIFENKEHLKILEEWMKSYRPEELFNDDGTIKEMILKNVPKDELQMSRSPHANGGEILKPLKLPNPKDYEVQVPKPGTAVAEATRQMGEYTRDVFKLNEDEKNFRIFCPDETKSNRLTSVFEVTNRMYLGKILDSDESLAPDGRVMEVLSEHLCQGWLEGYLLTGRHGIFPCYEAFALIVDSMLLQHGKWLKMCQEIGWRKPIASLNYLLTSHAWRQDHNGYSHQGPGFIESVLQKKSSVARIYLPCDANTLLCVTDHCYASDNYINLIVCGKQPMPQWLSFDEAKKHCEKGAGIWDFASNDQGDPDIVMACCGDAPTQEVMAAVSILRKAFEDIKVRMVNVVDLFTITTKKDHPHGLEDEEFNAIFTESTPVVFAFHGHPRVIHDLDYKRSNPKRFHVKGYIEEGSTTTPFDMVVCNKISRYHLAMDAISRIERYRSKADAFNQEIEAKLKEHHQYICENGIDMPEITGWVWDL